Proteins from a genomic interval of Salmo trutta unplaced genomic scaffold, fSalTru1.1, whole genome shotgun sequence:
- the LOC115191194 gene encoding tRNA (guanine(26)-N(2))-dimethyltransferase-like isoform X2, producing MLIITTRLLPLLPGPFTHLRILRTAGSVAYRGLRTMEPLRAPQDPQVNTTLSGVDTKPQPPTSGAPMEGLNPTPAASTPDQEMPPTTGLLPGETVVREGKAAILFPSANEVFYNPVQEFNRDLTCAVVTEFAREQMARRGVKVVVPGEKERVVVNLADEKKEETEMQTGEKRGEEPVVTASVGERCKNGLRVLEGLAASGLRSVRFALEVPGLRSVTANDFSAKAAALIARNAQHNEVTHLLQASQRDASMLMYEMRGKKDRYDVIDLDPYGSPAPFLDAAVQAVGEGGLLCVTCTDMAVMAGNSGETCYSKYGSVSIKAKYCHEMALRIILHSLDQRAGVYQRYIHPLLCVSVDFYIRVFVRVHTGQAMVKNSASKQVLVYNCVGCGSFHFQRLGKRTTQGTHIKYSAATGPPVGAECEHCGHRHQLGGPIWGEALHDVSFVQKVLSAVSGNPSRFGTARRIEGMLSMVTEELEDVPLYYTVDNLSSTVHCSTPPLLQFRSALLHAGHRVSLSHACKNALKTDAPPRVLWDVMRCWEKSNPVKRDRLSESSPAHHILSTEPILQACFDVREDANPQSRRRHLTRFQENPEPFWGPKARANAGGGGISSDLEDRRKQGQNKRKNQITDATQLKSFPCKRFRKGKCTHGEKCCYSHDLQQTDKME from the exons ATGCTGATCATCACTACTCGGCTACTCCCCCTCTTACCTGGACCCTTCACCCACCTGAGGATTCTAAGGACAGCTGGCAGTGTTGCCTACAGGGGACTGAGAACCATGGAGCCCCTCAGGGCCCCTCAGGATCCGCAAGTTAACACCACCCTGTCTGGGGTAGACACCAAGCCTCAGCCCCCTACCTCTGGAGCCCCAATGGAGGGCTTGAACCCAACTCCAGCTGCCTCAACACCTGACCAGGAGATGCCCCCGACAACGGGGTTGTTGCCAGGGGAGACAGTTGTCAGGGAGGGCAAGGCGGCCATATTGTTTCCCAGTGCCAACGAGGTGTTTTACAACCCTGTGCAGGAGTTCAACAGAGATCTGAC GTGTGCGGTGGTTACAGAGTTTGCCCGGGAGCAGATGGCCCGGAGGGGGGTGAAGGTGGTAGTgccaggggagaaggagagggtggtGGTCAATCTAGCTGATGAGAAGAAAGAGGAGACGGAAATGCAGACaggggagaaaagaggagaggagccgGTCGTAACTGCTTCAGTGGGGGAGCGCTGTAAG AATGGTCTGCGTGTGTTGGAGGGTCTGGCAGCGTCTGGCCTACGCTCTGTGAGGTTTGCTCTGGAGGTGCCTGGTCTACGTAGCGTCACGGCTAACGACTTCTCAGCCAAGGCTGCTGCCCTCATCGCCCGCAATGCCCAGCACAACGAGGTCACACACCTACTGCAGGCCAGCCAGAGAGACGCCag CATGCTGATGTATGAGATGCGGGGGAAGAAGGACCGCTATGATGTCATAGACCTGGACCCCTACGGAAGCCCCGCCCCATTCCTGGATGCCGCCGTGCAGGCCGTCGGTGAAGGAG GTCTGTTGTGTGTGACGTGTACTGACATGGCTGTGATGGCTGGTAACAGTGGGGAGACCTGCTACAGCAAATACGGCTCTGTCTCCATCAAAGCCAAGTACTGTCACGAGATG GCTCTGCGTATCATCCTGCATAGTCTGGACCAGAGAGCTGGTGTGTACCAGCGTTACatccaccctctgctctgtgtCAGTGTGGACTTCTACATACGAGTGTTTGTCAGGGTACACACTGGGCAGGCCATGGTCAAAAACTCAGCAAg TAAACAAGTGTTGGTGTATAACTGTGTAGGCTGTGGCTCGTTCCACTTCCAACGACTGGGCAAGAGGACGACTCAGGGAACACA tataaagtactctgcagccactggACCGCCGGTCGGAGCAGAGTGTGAACACTGTGGACACAGACACcag CTGGGTGGTCCTATCTGGGGTGAGGCCCTCCATGATGTGAGCTTCGTTCAGAAGGTTCTATCTGCCGTGTCTGGGAACCCGTCCCGCTTTGGAACCGCCCGTCGCATAGAGGGCATGCTCAGCATGGTCACAGAG gagcTGGAGGATGTGCCTCTGTACTACACAGTGGACAACCTGAGCAGCACTGTACACTGCAGCACCCCCCCTCTGCTCCAATTCAG gtcggCTCTGCTTCATGCAGGCCACAGGGTGTCTTTGTCTCATGCCTGTAAGAACGCTCTAAAGACGGACGCTCCTCCCAGGGTCCTCTGGGACGTCATGCGATGCTGG GAAAAGTCCAATCCAGTGAAGAGAGACAGACTGTCAGAGAGCAGCCCTGCTCACCACATCCTCAGTACTGAACCCAT tctacagGCGTGTTTTGATGTGAGGGAGGATGCCAATCCCCAGTCCCGCCGTCGCCACCTCACCCGCTTCCAGGAAAACCCTGAGCCTTTCTGGGGGCCCAAGGCCCGCGCCAATGCTGG tggTGGAGGTATCTCATCAGACCTGGAGGACAGGAGGAAACAGGGTCAAAACAAGAGGAAGAACCAGATCACAGACGCCACCCAGCTTAAGAGCTTCCCCTGCAAGAGGTTCAGGAAG gggaaATGCACACACGGTGAAAAATGCTGTTACTCCCATGACCTGCAACAGACTGACAAGATGGAGTGA
- the LOC115191194 gene encoding tRNA (guanine(26)-N(2))-dimethyltransferase-like isoform X1: protein MCYFRMSRLLRTEKCPMLIITTRLLPLLPGPFTHLRILRTAGSVAYRGLRTMEPLRAPQDPQVNTTLSGVDTKPQPPTSGAPMEGLNPTPAASTPDQEMPPTTGLLPGETVVREGKAAILFPSANEVFYNPVQEFNRDLTCAVVTEFAREQMARRGVKVVVPGEKERVVVNLADEKKEETEMQTGEKRGEEPVVTASVGERCKNGLRVLEGLAASGLRSVRFALEVPGLRSVTANDFSAKAAALIARNAQHNEVTHLLQASQRDASMLMYEMRGKKDRYDVIDLDPYGSPAPFLDAAVQAVGEGGLLCVTCTDMAVMAGNSGETCYSKYGSVSIKAKYCHEMALRIILHSLDQRAGVYQRYIHPLLCVSVDFYIRVFVRVHTGQAMVKNSASKQVLVYNCVGCGSFHFQRLGKRTTQGTHIKYSAATGPPVGAECEHCGHRHQLGGPIWGEALHDVSFVQKVLSAVSGNPSRFGTARRIEGMLSMVTEELEDVPLYYTVDNLSSTVHCSTPPLLQFRSALLHAGHRVSLSHACKNALKTDAPPRVLWDVMRCWEKSNPVKRDRLSESSPAHHILSTEPILQACFDVREDANPQSRRRHLTRFQENPEPFWGPKARANAGGGGISSDLEDRRKQGQNKRKNQITDATQLKSFPCKRFRKGKCTHGEKCCYSHDLQQTDKME from the exons GACTGAGAAGTGCCCTATGCTGATCATCACTACTCGGCTACTCCCCCTCTTACCTGGACCCTTCACCCACCTGAGGATTCTAAGGACAGCTGGCAGTGTTGCCTACAGGGGACTGAGAACCATGGAGCCCCTCAGGGCCCCTCAGGATCCGCAAGTTAACACCACCCTGTCTGGGGTAGACACCAAGCCTCAGCCCCCTACCTCTGGAGCCCCAATGGAGGGCTTGAACCCAACTCCAGCTGCCTCAACACCTGACCAGGAGATGCCCCCGACAACGGGGTTGTTGCCAGGGGAGACAGTTGTCAGGGAGGGCAAGGCGGCCATATTGTTTCCCAGTGCCAACGAGGTGTTTTACAACCCTGTGCAGGAGTTCAACAGAGATCTGAC GTGTGCGGTGGTTACAGAGTTTGCCCGGGAGCAGATGGCCCGGAGGGGGGTGAAGGTGGTAGTgccaggggagaaggagagggtggtGGTCAATCTAGCTGATGAGAAGAAAGAGGAGACGGAAATGCAGACaggggagaaaagaggagaggagccgGTCGTAACTGCTTCAGTGGGGGAGCGCTGTAAG AATGGTCTGCGTGTGTTGGAGGGTCTGGCAGCGTCTGGCCTACGCTCTGTGAGGTTTGCTCTGGAGGTGCCTGGTCTACGTAGCGTCACGGCTAACGACTTCTCAGCCAAGGCTGCTGCCCTCATCGCCCGCAATGCCCAGCACAACGAGGTCACACACCTACTGCAGGCCAGCCAGAGAGACGCCag CATGCTGATGTATGAGATGCGGGGGAAGAAGGACCGCTATGATGTCATAGACCTGGACCCCTACGGAAGCCCCGCCCCATTCCTGGATGCCGCCGTGCAGGCCGTCGGTGAAGGAG GTCTGTTGTGTGTGACGTGTACTGACATGGCTGTGATGGCTGGTAACAGTGGGGAGACCTGCTACAGCAAATACGGCTCTGTCTCCATCAAAGCCAAGTACTGTCACGAGATG GCTCTGCGTATCATCCTGCATAGTCTGGACCAGAGAGCTGGTGTGTACCAGCGTTACatccaccctctgctctgtgtCAGTGTGGACTTCTACATACGAGTGTTTGTCAGGGTACACACTGGGCAGGCCATGGTCAAAAACTCAGCAAg TAAACAAGTGTTGGTGTATAACTGTGTAGGCTGTGGCTCGTTCCACTTCCAACGACTGGGCAAGAGGACGACTCAGGGAACACA tataaagtactctgcagccactggACCGCCGGTCGGAGCAGAGTGTGAACACTGTGGACACAGACACcag CTGGGTGGTCCTATCTGGGGTGAGGCCCTCCATGATGTGAGCTTCGTTCAGAAGGTTCTATCTGCCGTGTCTGGGAACCCGTCCCGCTTTGGAACCGCCCGTCGCATAGAGGGCATGCTCAGCATGGTCACAGAG gagcTGGAGGATGTGCCTCTGTACTACACAGTGGACAACCTGAGCAGCACTGTACACTGCAGCACCCCCCCTCTGCTCCAATTCAG gtcggCTCTGCTTCATGCAGGCCACAGGGTGTCTTTGTCTCATGCCTGTAAGAACGCTCTAAAGACGGACGCTCCTCCCAGGGTCCTCTGGGACGTCATGCGATGCTGG GAAAAGTCCAATCCAGTGAAGAGAGACAGACTGTCAGAGAGCAGCCCTGCTCACCACATCCTCAGTACTGAACCCAT tctacagGCGTGTTTTGATGTGAGGGAGGATGCCAATCCCCAGTCCCGCCGTCGCCACCTCACCCGCTTCCAGGAAAACCCTGAGCCTTTCTGGGGGCCCAAGGCCCGCGCCAATGCTGG tggTGGAGGTATCTCATCAGACCTGGAGGACAGGAGGAAACAGGGTCAAAACAAGAGGAAGAACCAGATCACAGACGCCACCCAGCTTAAGAGCTTCCCCTGCAAGAGGTTCAGGAAG gggaaATGCACACACGGTGAAAAATGCTGTTACTCCCATGACCTGCAACAGACTGACAAGATGGAGTGA